A window from Onychostoma macrolepis isolate SWU-2019 chromosome 07, ASM1243209v1, whole genome shotgun sequence encodes these proteins:
- the LOC131544382 gene encoding uncharacterized protein LOC131544382, translated as MPCTLEMAILFFSQYHAFVKKMIKKEVTGIVLNVTRLYKRRNSFEEHLQKHGCMVTPFKDLPKTSKPQKTNENAESAPVGEQRFLCSFCSSSFTTAGSLRRHEKEFHVTSDPVYCVDVQQGVFVTAKNSRGQRVPIHVQKNTTSQIIACEVPECREFMTLAKLSGKPGAECEHLIKVSSAPPYIPPEPLKEESLKTMQEKGLISTNRMSECLKHSKAASEEGICSVYPIFHEKHEDSGRFVYFSIY; from the exons ATGCCGTGCACCTTAGAGATGGCGATATTG TTCTTTTCACAGTACCAtgcttttgtgaaaaaaatgatcaaaaaagaAGTCACTggcattgttttaaatgtgacaAGATTatacaaaaggagaaattcaTTTGAAGAACATCTGCAGAAACATG GTTGCATGGTGACACCTTTCAAAGATCTGCCAAAGACAA GCAAGCCACAGAAAACCAATGAAAATGCAGAAAGTGCTCCTGTTGGTGAACAGAGATTTCTGTGTTCCTTCTGTTCATCCTCTTTTACTACAGCAGGGAGTCTTCGTAGACATGAAAAAGAGTTTCATGTTACATCAGATCCGGTTTACTGTGTTGACGTACAGCaaggtgtctttgttacagCCAAAAACAGTAGAGGCCAAAGAGTGCCAATACATGTACAAAAAAACACCACCTCTCAAATAATTGCCTGCGAAGTACCAGAATGCAGGGAGTTCATGACTCTGGCCAAACTTAGTGGAAAGCCTGGTGCAGAGTGTGAGCATCTGATCAAAGTTTCTTCTGCTCCACCGTACATTCCTCCTGAGCCTCTGAAAGAAGAATCTTTAAAGACTATGCAGGAAAAAGGATTGATTTCCACCAACAGAATGTCAGAGTGCCTCAAACACAGTAAGGCAGCATCAGAAGAGGGAATCTGCTCTGTGTATCCTATTTTTCATGAGAAACATGAAGATTCAGgaagatttgtttatttttcaatttattaa